GATTTACCGGTAATTATCACCCGAAGCTCTAACAACTATGGCCCCTACCAGTTTCCGGAAAAGCTGATACCTTTGATGATTCGCAATGCCTTAAATAACATAAAATTACCGGTATATGGCCAGGGGAAGAATATTAGGGACTGGCTTTATGTGGAAGATAACTGCCGGGCCATTGACCTGATTTTAAGAAATGGCCGGGTCGGAGAAGTTTATAATATTGGAGCAGATTGTGAAAGGGAGAATCTGGAGATAGTCAAGCTTATTTTGAAGAAGCTGAATAAACCGGAATCTTTGATAGAATTTATAAAAGACCCGCGGGGCAAGGCCCACGATTTTAGATACGGGTTAGATAGCTCAAAGGTCCGAACCGCGCTTAATTGGATTCCCAGATATAATCTGGAAGAAGGGCTGAATAAGACCATCGAGTGGTATCTTAGTCATCAGGGCTGGCTGGAGAGGGTTGTTACCGGAGAGTATCTGGATTATTACCAGAAGGTGTATGGAATAGCCATCAGAAAATGAGGCTGGATTCTCGATGCTGGATGCTCGATGCTCGAGCATCGAGGATTATTTGGCTGCGGCCGGAGGCCGCCCTATGTTTACCTGGCGAGAGATTTGGCTCAAGATAAAAAAGAAGGGGAATGTGAAGTGGGGAGGCGGGCTTGTTTTTATCTTTGTGCTGGCGGCCTTCTTTGGACCACTGCTTGCCCCCTATGATCCCTTGGCCATCCGACTGGAGGAGAGGCTCACGCCACCGGGAGTTGATTACCTTTGTGGAACGGACAACCTGGGACGGGATGTGCTGTCCCGATTGCTTTATGGGGCGCGTATCTCTTTAGCGGTAGGGCTTATCGCTACTTCCCTGGCCACCTTAATCGGTCTCATCTTCGGCCTCTGGGCCGGATATTTGGGCGGTTGGTCTGACCGGTTGATTATGAGGCTGGTTGACTGTGTGCTGGCCTTTCCCGGACTTCTTTTAGCTATTGGGATAATGACGGTGGTTGGTCCGAGTCTAGTAACGCTTTTTATCGTGCTGGCCTTAGTCGGTTGGGCCGAATTTGCCAGACTTATTCGAGGCCTCGTCCTTTCTCTCAAGGAACAACCTTATATCCAGGCGGCTGAAGCGGTCGGCTGTTCCAGGATCAAGGTGATCGTATCTCATCTGCTGCCCAATGTTCTCCCGCTGGTGGTGGTAGCTGCCAGCCTTCGTATCGCCGGCTTCATCCTTACGGAAGCCTCCTTGAGTTTTTTGGGGCTGGGCGCTCAACCTCCCACCCCCACCTGGGGATCTATGGTCAGCTCAGGCGCCGATTTTCTGAGGGCAGCCCCCTGGATAAGCCTTTTCCCCGGGAGTGCCCTTGCCCTGGTGGTTATCGGCTTTAATCTACTGGGGGATGGGTTGAGGGATATCCTCGATCCCCGTTTGAGGTAAGGTAATCGGTGAATGGTGAAGATATTCTTGCAGGGCTTCTTCCCAGCAGGGCATCCTGCGGCCAATGGTTAATTCCAAACAAAGATTGGCCAGAACCGAATAGGCCGGCCTTGGGGCCGGACGAGCCAGTTCCTGAGTAGTAATAGGAATCAACTCACGGCGGATTCCGGAAAATTCCAGGATTTTAGCCGCAAATTCATACCAGGAACAGGCCCCCTGGTTAGTAATATGATAGATCCCGTAGCGGTGAGTAGGAATGAGCCTGGCTATCTCTCTGGCCAGGTCTTTAGTAT
The sequence above is drawn from the bacterium genome and encodes:
- a CDS encoding ABC transporter permease — its product is MFTWREIWLKIKKKGNVKWGGGLVFIFVLAAFFGPLLAPYDPLAIRLEERLTPPGVDYLCGTDNLGRDVLSRLLYGARISLAVGLIATSLATLIGLIFGLWAGYLGGWSDRLIMRLVDCVLAFPGLLLAIGIMTVVGPSLVTLFIVLALVGWAEFARLIRGLVLSLKEQPYIQAAEAVGCSRIKVIVSHLLPNVLPLVVVAASLRIAGFILTEASLSFLGLGAQPPTPTWGSMVSSGADFLRAAPWISLFPGSALALVVIGFNLLGDGLRDILDPRLR